Proteins from a single region of Amycolatopsis sp. CA-230715:
- a CDS encoding ABC transporter permease produces MTGRILRRAAVLVLSVLVASIVVFLFMAVLPGDPAQVALGVNATPELLAKTRHEFGIDRSLVVQYFDWMGGVLHGDFGRSYVTREAIGPQLVDRLGVTLWLVGAGMLIAVVLAIPFGTFAAVWHRRFSGTAISGLSQLGVAIPAFLAGILLVQVFAVRLRWLPSGGWTPPDQDFGAFLGGLVLPALSLGLVQGAVLTRYVRSSVLDTLGQDYLRTARAKGLRPYPALLRHGLRNAAVPVVTVLGLQLTTLLVGAVVVERVFVLPGLGSMLLDSVSSRDLLTVQGIVLVLVVGALLVNFVVDLLYAVIDPKLRRSS; encoded by the coding sequence ATGACCGGCCGGATCCTGCGCCGCGCGGCGGTGCTCGTGCTCAGCGTGCTGGTCGCCTCGATCGTGGTCTTCCTGTTCATGGCGGTGCTGCCCGGTGATCCGGCGCAGGTCGCGCTCGGCGTGAACGCGACGCCCGAGCTGCTCGCCAAGACCCGGCACGAGTTCGGCATCGACCGGTCGCTCGTCGTCCAGTATTTCGACTGGATGGGCGGCGTGCTGCACGGCGACTTCGGCCGTTCGTACGTCACACGCGAGGCGATCGGGCCGCAGCTCGTCGACCGGCTCGGCGTCACGCTGTGGCTCGTCGGTGCGGGCATGCTGATCGCGGTCGTGCTCGCGATCCCGTTCGGCACGTTCGCCGCCGTGTGGCACCGGCGGTTCAGCGGCACCGCGATCTCGGGGCTTTCCCAGCTCGGCGTCGCGATCCCCGCCTTCCTCGCCGGAATCCTGCTGGTGCAGGTGTTCGCGGTCCGGTTGCGCTGGCTGCCCTCGGGCGGCTGGACACCGCCGGACCAGGACTTCGGCGCGTTCCTCGGCGGGCTGGTGCTGCCCGCGCTTTCGCTCGGGCTCGTGCAGGGCGCGGTGCTCACCAGGTACGTGCGCTCGTCGGTGCTCGACACACTCGGCCAGGACTACCTCCGCACCGCGCGGGCGAAAGGGCTGCGGCCGTATCCCGCGCTGCTGCGGCACGGGCTGCGCAACGCCGCCGTCCCGGTGGTCACCGTGCTCGGCCTCCAGCTCACCACCCTGCTCGTCGGCGCGGTCGTGGTGGAGCGCGTGTTCGTGCTGCCCGGCCTCGGCAGCATGCTGCTCGATTCGGTTTCTTCGCGTGATCTGCTTACGGTGCAAGGAATCGTGCTCGTGCTGGTCGTCGGCGCGCTTCTGGTCAACTTCGTGGTGGACCTGCTCTACGCGGTCATCGACCCGAAACTGCGGAGGTCCTCATGA
- a CDS encoding ABC transporter substrate-binding protein gives MKVRFGAAALALLVVLPGCSAGSSAVVSNDPSTLTVGFAAEPQNFDFTRTDGSAIPQALLYNVYEGLVKLDPEGRIVPLLAESWTVSPDRTVYDFRLRPGVKFGNGAPFTAEDVRFSLLRVKTDWTISLKSAMNVVRQVDVVDPLHARVVLEKPSNGWLFSLTSRIGAMFSPTGVADLANTPVGTGPYQVASRRRGDSVVLRANPAYWGRKPAYTTVNLKYIKDPTALNNALLSNGIDVIATITAPDSIPQFESDNRFSVLQGTTNSEVVMAFNDARPPFDDVRVRQAVTLAVDRKALMDTAWAGRGTLIGSMVPPTDPWYEDLSAAYPFDPAKAKALLAQAGKTNLSLRMRIPNLPYAISSAQVVASQLADIGVQVSIEPLDFPAVWLKQVFTDHDFDLSIVQHVEARDITTFGKPAYYWGYDNPGVRKLLATADAGTPEEQVANMKQVAKQLSADAAADWLFLFPNVTVAKKKVTGLARNQVSESFDLTGLGSS, from the coding sequence ATGAAAGTCCGGTTCGGCGCTGCCGCGCTCGCCCTGCTCGTCGTGCTTCCCGGGTGTTCCGCCGGATCGAGCGCGGTCGTTTCGAACGACCCGTCGACGCTGACCGTCGGGTTCGCCGCCGAGCCGCAGAACTTCGACTTCACCCGCACCGACGGCTCCGCCATCCCGCAGGCCTTGCTCTACAACGTCTACGAGGGCTTGGTGAAACTCGATCCGGAGGGCCGGATCGTGCCGCTACTCGCGGAATCGTGGACGGTCAGCCCCGATCGCACGGTCTACGACTTCCGCTTGCGGCCGGGCGTGAAGTTCGGCAACGGCGCGCCGTTCACCGCGGAGGACGTCCGGTTTTCCTTGCTGCGCGTCAAAACCGACTGGACGATCTCGCTGAAGTCCGCGATGAACGTGGTGCGCCAGGTCGACGTGGTGGACCCGCTGCACGCCCGCGTGGTGCTGGAAAAACCGAGCAACGGCTGGCTGTTCAGCCTCACCAGCCGGATCGGCGCGATGTTCTCGCCGACCGGCGTCGCCGATCTCGCGAACACCCCGGTCGGCACCGGCCCGTACCAGGTGGCGAGCAGGCGCCGCGGCGATTCCGTGGTGCTGCGCGCGAATCCGGCGTACTGGGGCCGCAAACCCGCCTACACCACGGTGAACCTCAAGTACATCAAGGATCCGACAGCGCTCAACAACGCGTTGCTCAGCAACGGCATCGACGTCATCGCCACGATCACCGCGCCCGATTCGATCCCGCAGTTCGAGAGCGACAACCGGTTCTCCGTCCTGCAGGGCACCACGAACAGCGAAGTCGTGATGGCCTTCAACGACGCGCGCCCGCCGTTCGACGACGTCCGCGTCCGCCAGGCGGTGACGCTCGCGGTGGACCGCAAAGCGCTGATGGACACCGCGTGGGCCGGGCGCGGCACGCTCATCGGCAGCATGGTGCCGCCGACGGATCCCTGGTACGAGGACCTTTCCGCGGCGTACCCGTTCGACCCGGCGAAGGCGAAAGCGCTGCTCGCGCAGGCGGGCAAGACCAACCTCTCGCTGCGGATGCGGATCCCGAACCTGCCGTACGCGATCTCGTCGGCGCAGGTCGTCGCATCGCAGCTCGCCGACATCGGCGTGCAGGTGTCGATCGAACCGCTCGACTTCCCCGCGGTGTGGCTCAAGCAGGTCTTCACCGACCACGACTTCGACCTGTCGATCGTGCAGCACGTCGAAGCGCGCGACATCACCACGTTCGGCAAACCGGCCTACTACTGGGGATACGACAACCCCGGCGTGCGGAAGCTCCTGGCAACCGCGGACGCGGGCACGCCGGAGGAGCAGGTCGCGAACATGAAGCAGGTGGCGAAGCAGCTCTCCGCCGACGCCGCCGCCGACTGGCTTTTCCTGTTCCCGAACGTCACCGTGGCGAAGAAGAAGGTCACCGGCCTCGCCCGCAACCAGGTCAGCGAATCGTTCGACCTGACCGGGCTCGGGTCGTCATGA
- a CDS encoding FadR/GntR family transcriptional regulator: protein MEFEPVTPVRAYERVVEQIEDAVLSGRILPGERLSSERDLMVQFGVSRSTVREALRVLQAAQIVRSRPGDPRGPEVLAASPAALHKSVRHLTRARHMGLGEVLQFRMLLEGSAYLLAASLRTDAQLDEMAAALEAMRADLGTSEFSRADVAFHDAVARATGNPMIVVCSEVVRDVVLELIEDKLVHADDRHALMRSSLAHHTEVLAAVRDGDGALACRLGRQALYDYYADYVPEEGRAKLRPLLGAES, encoded by the coding sequence GTGGAATTCGAGCCGGTGACCCCGGTCCGCGCCTACGAGCGGGTGGTCGAGCAGATCGAGGACGCGGTGCTGTCCGGGCGCATTTTGCCTGGTGAGAGGCTATCCAGCGAGCGGGATCTGATGGTCCAGTTCGGGGTCAGCCGGTCCACCGTGCGCGAGGCGCTGCGGGTGCTGCAGGCCGCACAAATCGTCCGTTCGCGGCCCGGCGACCCCCGCGGACCCGAGGTGCTCGCGGCCTCGCCCGCCGCTTTGCACAAGTCCGTGCGGCACCTGACGCGCGCGCGGCACATGGGTCTCGGCGAGGTGCTGCAGTTCCGGATGCTGCTCGAAGGATCCGCGTACCTGCTCGCCGCTTCGTTGCGGACGGACGCTCAACTCGACGAGATGGCGGCCGCGCTGGAAGCCATGCGCGCGGATCTCGGCACGAGCGAGTTCAGCCGTGCCGACGTCGCCTTCCACGACGCCGTCGCCCGCGCGACCGGCAACCCGATGATCGTGGTGTGCAGCGAAGTCGTGCGGGACGTGGTGCTCGAACTCATCGAGGACAAACTCGTGCACGCGGACGACCGCCACGCGCTGATGCGGTCCTCGCTCGCGCACCACACCGAGGTGCTGGCCGCCGTGCGCGACGGGGATGGCGCGCTTGCCTGTCGGCTCGGCAGGCAAGCGCTGTACGACTACTACGCGGATTACGTGCCGGAAGAAGGGCGCGCGAAGCTCCGTCCGCTACTCGGCGCCGAGTCCTGA
- a CDS encoding DUF397 domain-containing protein, with amino-acid sequence MADRPGSHLRSRGGRPLKSTFGLTWRNSSYSNVNGQNCVEVAEVSAGAAVRDSKAPRAGHPPCPPRRRLASLPHRSRMPRRSPSGNLTPLSRPSRPSRAGLLMPRRPPSGT; translated from the coding sequence ATGGCTGACCGACCTGGCAGCCACCTACGATCACGAGGAGGCCGCCCACTCAAGTCCACCTTCGGCCTGACCTGGCGCAACAGCTCCTACAGCAATGTGAACGGCCAAAACTGTGTCGAGGTCGCCGAGGTCAGCGCGGGCGCGGCAGTACGGGACTCGAAGGCGCCCCGAGCAGGCCACCCACCGTGCCCCCCCCGCCGCCGCCTGGCAAGCCTTCCTCACCGCAGCCGCATGCCCCGAAGGTCACCTTCGGGGAATCTAACGCCACTTTCGCGGCCCTCGCGGCCCTCGCGGGCGGGGCTGCTCATGCCCCGAAGGCCACCTTCGGGGACTTGA
- a CDS encoding helix-turn-helix domain-containing protein, giving the protein MGRKPGAQRPHGVRAREVGAELRKRREAAHMSIRELGRKLGWSHATLSFIESGARPPSATDVARYLGGCGPVDQDDYNWLLKRAAEPDYTDGLRSCEPSLKAELRSLTAQESLATVITEYESNVVPGLLQTENYAETLMRWGGLLTPDNVELRVRARMARQSLFQRSTPPRFLFFLGEHALRTVVGDSQLMHEQMLYLLLTGAHPRCAVRVVLDSAGPFNAYNSFRVMDYDKYPSIVYAEGICGGTFLEVPSDVITHRTILGKLENAALDEDESRAWLTDLAATYDHEEAAHSSPPSA; this is encoded by the coding sequence ATGGGCAGGAAGCCAGGGGCACAGCGGCCGCACGGCGTGCGGGCACGCGAAGTGGGCGCGGAACTCAGGAAGCGCCGCGAGGCGGCGCACATGTCGATCCGCGAACTCGGCAGGAAGCTGGGCTGGTCGCATGCGACCCTGTCGTTCATCGAGAGCGGGGCGCGGCCGCCGTCGGCCACCGACGTCGCGAGGTACCTCGGCGGCTGCGGCCCGGTGGACCAGGACGACTACAACTGGCTGCTGAAGCGGGCAGCGGAACCGGACTACACGGATGGGCTACGCTCCTGCGAACCGAGCCTGAAGGCGGAACTCAGATCTTTGACCGCGCAGGAGAGCCTCGCGACCGTAATCACCGAATACGAATCCAATGTGGTGCCCGGACTTCTGCAAACGGAGAACTACGCGGAAACTCTGATGCGCTGGGGCGGGCTGCTCACGCCGGACAATGTCGAACTGCGGGTACGAGCACGAATGGCTCGGCAGAGTCTTTTCCAGCGATCCACGCCGCCGCGATTCCTGTTCTTCCTGGGGGAGCACGCGCTCCGCACGGTAGTCGGCGACTCCCAGCTCATGCACGAGCAGATGCTGTACCTCCTGCTCACCGGTGCCCATCCCCGTTGCGCCGTGCGCGTGGTTCTCGACTCGGCCGGACCTTTCAACGCGTACAACAGCTTTCGAGTCATGGACTACGACAAGTACCCCTCGATCGTCTACGCGGAAGGCATCTGCGGTGGCACTTTCCTGGAAGTCCCCAGCGATGTGATCACACACCGCACCATCCTCGGCAAGCTCGAAAACGCCGCACTCGATGAGGACGAATCGCGGGCATGGCTGACCGACCTGGCAGCCACCTACGATCACGAGGAGGCCGCCCACTCAAGTCCACCTTCGGCCTGA
- a CDS encoding MFS transporter — MGELSKGRFATVFVALLAGMFVSAIDQMVVTTLSLSIVRDLGAGPGDAGWLVTTYLLASTAAMPLSGKIADLYGRKATYLGAMGLFVAGSLGAVLSGNLAMLAVMRGIQGVGGGALVTATFAVLADLVPPRDRGKYQGGFGAVFASSALLGPVVGGFFADGHRMFGLVLDWHAVFALNIPLGLLAILVNAMSLPRSKRAARRSLDLIGAALLVAGVCALLLGAQRSSVWLDAGGVVVLGAFVWWELRAAEPILPMRLFRDRTFSGLNAGSLLLGLAVTGVLVYLTVYVQLAQGVTPTQAGLSLLPLSLGMVAASTVAGLLATKLGRFRPFVLVGAPIATLGMVLLSTLDVDTSIGTVRAYALLVGVGAGLMQQMFVLGVQNSARAEDLGVATASTTFFRTLGGSLGAAVFGAIFAGRTGGSTEPAVTVTAMTTVFLTAAALGAVIFVVTFLVPDRPLRELDQESLALAELGLGAE; from the coding sequence ATGGGGGAACTGTCGAAGGGCCGGTTCGCCACCGTGTTCGTCGCGCTGCTCGCCGGGATGTTCGTCTCGGCGATCGACCAGATGGTGGTCACCACGCTGTCGCTGTCGATCGTCCGGGACCTCGGCGCCGGGCCGGGGGACGCGGGCTGGCTGGTGACCACGTACCTGCTGGCCTCCACGGCCGCGATGCCGCTGTCCGGCAAGATCGCCGATCTCTACGGCCGCAAAGCCACCTACCTCGGTGCGATGGGGTTGTTCGTCGCGGGCTCGCTCGGTGCCGTTCTGTCCGGGAACCTGGCGATGCTCGCGGTCATGCGCGGCATCCAGGGCGTCGGTGGTGGTGCGCTGGTGACGGCCACGTTCGCGGTGCTCGCCGATCTCGTGCCGCCGCGCGACCGCGGCAAGTACCAGGGCGGGTTCGGTGCGGTGTTCGCCAGCTCGGCGCTGCTCGGCCCGGTCGTCGGCGGTTTCTTCGCGGACGGCCACCGGATGTTCGGCCTGGTACTCGACTGGCACGCCGTGTTCGCGCTGAACATCCCGCTCGGCCTCCTCGCGATCCTGGTCAACGCGATGTCGCTGCCCCGGTCGAAGCGCGCCGCCCGCCGGAGCCTCGACCTCATCGGTGCCGCGTTGCTCGTCGCCGGGGTGTGCGCGCTCCTGCTCGGCGCGCAGCGAAGCTCGGTCTGGCTCGACGCCGGTGGTGTCGTGGTGCTCGGTGCCTTCGTCTGGTGGGAACTTCGCGCGGCGGAGCCGATCCTGCCGATGCGCCTGTTCCGCGACAGGACGTTTAGCGGGCTAAACGCGGGCAGCCTGCTGCTCGGGCTCGCGGTCACCGGCGTCCTCGTCTACCTCACCGTGTACGTGCAGTTGGCGCAGGGCGTCACGCCGACGCAGGCGGGTCTCAGCCTGCTGCCGCTCTCGCTCGGCATGGTCGCCGCGTCCACCGTCGCCGGGCTGCTGGCGACCAAACTCGGCCGGTTCCGGCCGTTCGTCCTGGTCGGCGCGCCGATCGCCACCCTCGGCATGGTTCTTCTGTCCACTTTGGACGTCGACACCTCGATCGGGACCGTGCGGGCGTACGCGCTGCTCGTCGGCGTCGGGGCCGGGCTGATGCAGCAGATGTTCGTGCTGGGGGTGCAGAATTCGGCGCGGGCGGAGGACCTCGGCGTCGCGACGGCGTCGACCACGTTCTTCCGCACCCTCGGCGGCTCACTCGGCGCGGCCGTGTTCGGGGCGATCTTCGCCGGGCGGACCGGCGGCTCGACAGAGCCCGCCGTGACGGTCACCGCGATGACCACCGTCTTCCTCACCGCGGCCGCGCTGGGCGCGGTGATCTTCGTGGTCACCTTCCTCGTGCCGGACCGTCCACTTCGCGAACTCGACCAGGAATCGCTCGCATTGGCCGAACTGGGCCTGGGCGCCGAGTAG
- a CDS encoding TetR/AcrR family transcriptional regulator, with protein MSDTRTKVLDAAIELFSETGYDKASIRALGERLGVTSAALYYHFRNKQEILTALAERVCADVEALADKADAESDLETRRRLVLDGYLAIVSEHRRVMAVLEASIATLRTLDVGARSARAMDRLAAQLGAEHRVRAVAALGILTTVPVQLPSALRAPGRAQLLAAALGALEHPVP; from the coding sequence ATGAGCGACACCCGCACGAAGGTGCTCGACGCGGCCATCGAGCTGTTCTCCGAAACGGGCTACGACAAGGCGTCCATCCGCGCGCTCGGCGAACGGCTCGGCGTCACCTCGGCGGCGCTCTACTACCACTTCCGCAACAAGCAGGAGATCCTGACCGCGCTCGCTGAGCGCGTGTGCGCGGACGTCGAAGCGCTCGCGGACAAGGCCGACGCGGAATCCGATCTGGAGACACGGCGTCGCCTCGTGCTCGACGGGTACCTGGCGATCGTCAGCGAGCACCGGCGCGTGATGGCCGTGCTCGAAGCGAGCATCGCCACGCTGCGCACGCTCGACGTCGGCGCCCGCAGCGCTCGCGCGATGGATCGGCTCGCCGCGCAGCTCGGCGCCGAACACCGCGTACGCGCCGTCGCCGCGCTCGGCATCCTCACCACGGTCCCCGTCCAGCTACCGAGCGCGCTGCGGGCACCAGGCAGGGCGCAGCTGCTCGCCGCCGCTCTCGGCGCACTGGAACACCCCGTGCCGTAA
- a CDS encoding patatin-like phospholipase family protein has product MTGSIGLCLSGGGYRAMLFHTGTLWRLNELGWLSRLDRVSSVSGGSIAAGALAKAWPSLKFTDGIAVNLGAEVVTPLRKLASTGLDVGVVVRGLLRPWRSVGEELATAYARHLFGDLHLTDITTDGPSFIFTATDLCDGSQWWFARQPGVTLATAVAASSAFPPFLSPVVTPDPRPDRDGKTVLSDAGVFDNLGLDAVVGQCETVLVSDAGKRMRSLRTVSRIWIHQMLRVSNVTDNQVRELRTGSLLKSYVDGEFSGAYWGSYSDIENFKLANALRAPHEHTKKLAETPTRLTRFPSLLQERLINWGYAVCDAAMRRHVDPDAKTPAKFPFPGSGVG; this is encoded by the coding sequence ATGACCGGATCCATCGGGCTCTGCCTGTCGGGCGGCGGGTACCGGGCGATGCTCTTCCACACCGGGACGCTGTGGCGGCTCAACGAACTCGGCTGGCTCTCCCGGCTCGACCGCGTGTCCAGTGTGTCGGGCGGCTCGATTGCCGCGGGTGCGCTCGCGAAGGCGTGGCCGTCGCTGAAGTTCACCGACGGCATCGCGGTGAACCTGGGTGCGGAAGTCGTTACGCCACTTCGGAAACTCGCGAGCACCGGGCTCGATGTCGGGGTGGTCGTGCGCGGGCTGCTCCGCCCGTGGCGCAGCGTCGGCGAGGAGCTGGCGACGGCCTACGCGCGCCACCTCTTCGGTGACCTCCACCTGACCGACATCACCACCGACGGGCCGTCGTTCATCTTCACCGCGACCGATTTGTGCGACGGTTCGCAGTGGTGGTTCGCGCGCCAGCCCGGCGTCACGCTCGCCACCGCGGTCGCCGCGTCATCGGCATTCCCGCCGTTCCTGTCCCCCGTGGTCACCCCGGATCCGCGGCCGGACCGCGACGGGAAGACGGTGCTCAGCGACGCGGGCGTGTTCGACAACCTCGGCCTCGACGCCGTCGTCGGGCAGTGTGAAACGGTGCTGGTGAGCGACGCCGGGAAGCGGATGAGGAGCCTTCGCACGGTCAGCCGGATCTGGATCCACCAGATGCTGCGGGTGTCGAACGTGACCGACAACCAGGTGCGCGAACTGCGCACCGGATCCCTCTTGAAGTCCTATGTGGACGGTGAATTTTCCGGCGCCTACTGGGGCAGCTACAGCGATATCGAGAACTTCAAGCTCGCAAACGCGCTGAGGGCGCCGCACGAGCACACGAAGAAGCTCGCGGAGACCCCGACGCGGCTGACGCGCTTCCCGTCGCTCCTGCAGGAACGGCTCATCAACTGGGGTTACGCGGTGTGCGACGCGGCCATGCGGCGGCACGTCGACCCGGACGCGAAAACACCCGCGAAGTTCCCGTTCCCCGGCTCAGGCGTCGGCTGA
- a CDS encoding trans-sulfuration enzyme family protein translates to MDELSPRTLAIVAGRPHGPGEPLNTPLVAASTYGAGTERVYARQNGTPTWEAFEEAIGALEGGHATAFASGIATLAAIVDVLPLGAKVAVPTFSYAGSRGLLAHEHERGRLVVSEIPPGNTDGWLAAAREADLVWLESPTNPTLDLIDIGAVTGAPGRTARVVVDNTFATPLGRQPLKLGADVVVHSATKLIGGHSDLLLGVTVAADEELAKQLRDSRSRNGATPGALEAWLALRGLRTLPVRLAEQTATAAKLADLLAAHPAVTRVRYPGEGIMIGLELPDAETADKVCASLALIRHATSLGGVESLVERRATMEGDRHVPPGLIRFSVGLEDPDDLWRDLERALSADA, encoded by the coding sequence GTGGACGAACTCTCCCCTCGCACGCTGGCGATCGTCGCGGGCCGCCCGCACGGGCCGGGCGAACCGCTGAACACCCCGCTCGTCGCGGCGAGCACCTACGGCGCCGGGACGGAACGGGTCTACGCCAGGCAGAACGGCACGCCGACCTGGGAAGCGTTCGAAGAAGCGATCGGCGCGCTTGAAGGCGGCCACGCGACGGCGTTCGCATCGGGGATCGCCACGCTGGCCGCGATCGTCGACGTGCTGCCGCTCGGCGCGAAGGTCGCGGTGCCGACGTTCAGCTACGCCGGGAGCCGCGGCCTGCTGGCGCACGAACACGAGCGTGGCCGTTTGGTCGTGTCGGAGATCCCTCCGGGCAACACCGACGGCTGGCTGGCTGCGGCGCGCGAAGCCGACCTGGTGTGGCTGGAGTCGCCGACGAACCCGACGCTCGACCTGATCGACATCGGCGCGGTCACCGGCGCGCCCGGCCGGACGGCGCGCGTGGTCGTGGACAACACCTTCGCCACCCCATTGGGGCGGCAGCCGCTGAAGCTCGGCGCCGACGTCGTCGTGCACAGCGCCACAAAACTGATCGGCGGGCACAGCGACCTGCTGCTCGGCGTCACGGTCGCCGCCGACGAGGAACTCGCGAAGCAACTGCGGGATTCCCGTTCCCGCAACGGGGCCACACCCGGCGCGCTGGAGGCGTGGCTCGCGTTGCGCGGCCTGCGCACATTGCCGGTGCGGCTCGCCGAACAGACCGCCACGGCCGCGAAACTGGCGGACCTCCTTGCCGCGCACCCCGCGGTGACGCGGGTGCGGTATCCCGGCGAGGGCATCATGATCGGCCTCGAACTCCCCGACGCGGAAACCGCCGACAAGGTGTGCGCGTCGCTGGCGCTGATCCGGCACGCGACCAGCCTCGGTGGGGTGGAAAGCCTGGTCGAACGGCGCGCGACGATGGAAGGCGACCGGCACGTGCCGCCGGGGCTGATCCGGTTCAGCGTCGGGCTGGAAGATCCCGACGACCTGTGGCGCGATCTGGAGCGCGCGCTCTCAGCCGACGCCTGA